One Oncorhynchus masou masou isolate Uvic2021 chromosome 27, UVic_Omas_1.1, whole genome shotgun sequence genomic window carries:
- the LOC135515909 gene encoding F-box DNA helicase 1-like, giving the protein MVEKYNSHIPELVERLYGCTEREAQHADFILGTVHKSKGLEFDTVVITDDFAKVPFAAHNLPRLSSCSGGVLPEDRVDQHPADRGTAPMLLRAGVS; this is encoded by the exons ATGGTGGAGAAATACAACAGCCACATCCCTGAGCTGGTGGAACGCCTCTACggctgcacagagagagaggcccaacacgcag ATTTTATCCTGGGGACTGTCCATAAGTCAAAGGGTCTGGAGTTTGACACGGTGGTGATCACTGATGACTTTGCTAAGGTTCCTTTTGCCGCCCACAACTTACCTAGACTTTCCAGCTGctcaggag GAGTACTTCCTGAGGACAGAGTTGACCAGCACCCTGCTGACCGAGGGACAGCCCCCATGCTGCTCCGTGCGGGAGTGTCATAA
- the il15ra gene encoding interleukin-15 receptor subunit alpha isoform X3, translating into MRLRLLSLLLIFKVCRLNTVSPDVCPPLSHWKLTKPLNTRDSYQENESLRYQCVDGYVRKAGTSNLIKCKRIGQVLQWTLPTLTCIPSTTHKTTQFPTTPLSVPTERVSPRPTTLSSLLSQTLQSVTETQEVITTVTVTTTIISDIASVPVDKSSAVTSVSTKTVSPSESYCVTNTAPTSSKNPGDDGSTGKSSATAIYAVLSVGGVIVTILLVAVFGVLMFWRRKRMQRFDLSPTPDEIVQMNVVT; encoded by the exons ACGTGTGCCCACCCCTGTCTCATTGGAAGCTCACCAAGCCCCTGAACACGAGGGATAGTTATCAAGAAAACGAATCTCTGCGCTACCAGTGTGTGGATGGCTATGTGAGGAAGGCGGGAACCTCCAATCTCATCAAGTGCAAACGGATTGGTCAGGTTCTTCAGTGGACACTCCCAACACTGACATGCATAC CTTCAACAACCCACAAGACAACTCAATTTCCTACAACGCCCCTCTCAGTGCCCACAGAGAGAGTTAGCCCAAGACCAACCACTCTCAGTTCACTTTTATCTCAAACACTGC AATCTGTCACAGAGACCCAAGAGGTCATTACTACGGTTACAGTGACAACCACCATCATCAGTGACATCGCATCAGTGCCAGTGGATAAGTCCAGTGCGGTGACCTCTGTCTCCACGAAGACTGTTTCTCCATCAGAGAGTTACTGTGTGACCAACACAGCCCCAACCTCCAGTAAAAATCCAGGTGACG atGGAAGCACTGGGAAGAGTTCTGCTACAGCCATATATGCGG TCCTAAGTGTAGGTGGTGTGATAGTAACCATCTTGCTGGTTGCAGTGTTTGGAGTACTAATGTTTTGGAGAAGGAAACG GATGCAGCGGTTTGATCTGTCGCCAACACCAGACGAAATCGTGCAAATGAATGTTGTAACATGA
- the il15ra gene encoding interleukin-15 receptor subunit alpha isoform X2 encodes MRLRLLSLLLIFKVCRLNTVSPDVCPPLSHWKLTKPLNTRDSYQENESLRYQCVDGYVRKAGTSNLIKCKRIGQVLQWTLPTLTCIPDPSIPTTIEPSTTHKTTQFPTTPLSVPTERVSPRPTTLSSLLSQTLQSVTETQEVITTVTVTTTIISDIASVPVDKSSAVTSVSTKTVSPSESYCVTNTAPTSSKNPDGSTGKSSATAIYAVLSVGGVIVTILLVAVFGVLMFWRRKRMQRFDLSPTPDEIVQMNVVT; translated from the exons ACGTGTGCCCACCCCTGTCTCATTGGAAGCTCACCAAGCCCCTGAACACGAGGGATAGTTATCAAGAAAACGAATCTCTGCGCTACCAGTGTGTGGATGGCTATGTGAGGAAGGCGGGAACCTCCAATCTCATCAAGTGCAAACGGATTGGTCAGGTTCTTCAGTGGACACTCCCAACACTGACATGCATAC CTGACCCATCCATTCCAACTACGATAGAAC CTTCAACAACCCACAAGACAACTCAATTTCCTACAACGCCCCTCTCAGTGCCCACAGAGAGAGTTAGCCCAAGACCAACCACTCTCAGTTCACTTTTATCTCAAACACTGC AATCTGTCACAGAGACCCAAGAGGTCATTACTACGGTTACAGTGACAACCACCATCATCAGTGACATCGCATCAGTGCCAGTGGATAAGTCCAGTGCGGTGACCTCTGTCTCCACGAAGACTGTTTCTCCATCAGAGAGTTACTGTGTGACCAACACAGCCCCAACCTCCAGTAAAAATCCAG atGGAAGCACTGGGAAGAGTTCTGCTACAGCCATATATGCGG TCCTAAGTGTAGGTGGTGTGATAGTAACCATCTTGCTGGTTGCAGTGTTTGGAGTACTAATGTTTTGGAGAAGGAAACG GATGCAGCGGTTTGATCTGTCGCCAACACCAGACGAAATCGTGCAAATGAATGTTGTAACATGA
- the il15ra gene encoding interleukin-15 receptor subunit alpha isoform X1 codes for MRLRLLSLLLIFKVCRLNTVSPDVCPPLSHWKLTKPLNTRDSYQENESLRYQCVDGYVRKAGTSNLIKCKRIGQVLQWTLPTLTCIPDPSIPTTIEPSTTHKTTQFPTTPLSVPTERVSPRPTTLSSLLSQTLQSVTETQEVITTVTVTTTIISDIASVPVDKSSAVTSVSTKTVSPSESYCVTNTAPTSSKNPGDDGSTGKSSATAIYAVLSVGGVIVTILLVAVFGVLMFWRRKRMQRFDLSPTPDEIVQMNVVT; via the exons ACGTGTGCCCACCCCTGTCTCATTGGAAGCTCACCAAGCCCCTGAACACGAGGGATAGTTATCAAGAAAACGAATCTCTGCGCTACCAGTGTGTGGATGGCTATGTGAGGAAGGCGGGAACCTCCAATCTCATCAAGTGCAAACGGATTGGTCAGGTTCTTCAGTGGACACTCCCAACACTGACATGCATAC CTGACCCATCCATTCCAACTACGATAGAAC CTTCAACAACCCACAAGACAACTCAATTTCCTACAACGCCCCTCTCAGTGCCCACAGAGAGAGTTAGCCCAAGACCAACCACTCTCAGTTCACTTTTATCTCAAACACTGC AATCTGTCACAGAGACCCAAGAGGTCATTACTACGGTTACAGTGACAACCACCATCATCAGTGACATCGCATCAGTGCCAGTGGATAAGTCCAGTGCGGTGACCTCTGTCTCCACGAAGACTGTTTCTCCATCAGAGAGTTACTGTGTGACCAACACAGCCCCAACCTCCAGTAAAAATCCAGGTGACG atGGAAGCACTGGGAAGAGTTCTGCTACAGCCATATATGCGG TCCTAAGTGTAGGTGGTGTGATAGTAACCATCTTGCTGGTTGCAGTGTTTGGAGTACTAATGTTTTGGAGAAGGAAACG GATGCAGCGGTTTGATCTGTCGCCAACACCAGACGAAATCGTGCAAATGAATGTTGTAACATGA